The following are encoded together in the Panthera leo isolate Ple1 chromosome B4, P.leo_Ple1_pat1.1, whole genome shotgun sequence genome:
- the LOC122225461 gene encoding 60S ribosomal protein L32-like: MEYKRVRGSGFQPGGSQGSIWRARAAWKAGSHVLLRPLVKPKTIQNWTKKFIRHQPDEVVKIRSNWREPRGTNNRVHRRFKRRIVTPNPGYGSNKKAKHMLPGDSRKLLNHNVKELEVFADVQHVALHRCGHCSHVSSKATAERAARPAIRVTHHNARLHNEESGQTACARIVFVLIQP; the protein is encoded by the exons ATGGAGTACAAGAGAGTGAGGGGCTCAGGATTCCAACCTGGGGGCTCCCAGGGCTCAATATGGCGGGCACG TGCTGCCTGGAAAGCTGGTAGCCATGTCCTGCTTAGACCCCTGGTAAAGCCCAAGACCATTCAAAACTGGACCAAGAAGTTCATCCGGCACCAGCCAGATGAAGTCGTCAAAATTAGAAGCAACTGGAGGGAACCCAGAGGCACTAACAACAGGGTGCACAGAAGATTCAAGCGACGGATCGTGACGCCCAACCCTGGTTACGGGAGTAACAAGAAAGCAAAGCACATGCTGCCCGGTGACTCCCGGAAGCTCCTAAACCACAACGTCAAGGAGCTTGAAGTGTTTGCTGATGTGCAACACGTCGCACTGCACAGATGTGGACACTGCTCACACGTGTCCTCCAAAGCCACTGCGGAAAGAGCAGCCCGGCCGGCCATCAGAGTCACCCATCACAACGCCAGGCTGCACAATGAAGAGAGTGGACAGACGGCTTGCGCACGCATTGTATTTGTGTTAATACAAccataa